A segment of the Fibrobacter succinogenes subsp. succinogenes S85 genome:
CGGCCAAACAACCAACTCATATCATGCACGCTCGACACATCCCAACCGCTAATGTCGCCCGTGAATTTGGATTCGCTGAACATGTTGGTCATGCTAGTCACATGCGACACGTTCCATTTGCCGATGTCGCCATTGAACTTGGATCTGCAGAACATCCAACCCATATTTTGGACACACGACACGTCCCAGCCACTGATGTCGCCCGTAAATTTAGAGCGAGAGAACATGCTGCTCATATCCGTCACGTTCGAAACGTTCCATTTGCTGATGTCGCCATTGAATTTGGACGCGGCAAACATCGCATGCATGTCGGTAACGTGCGACACGTCCCATTGACTAATATCGCCCTTGAATTCAGAATCGCAGAACACGCAGTTCATGTCGGTCACCTGCGACACGTCGATAAAATTCAAGTCGCATTTCGGGCCTTTATTTTCGATAGCTTCTTCGATGAGTTGCACCAAATGGTCGTGGTCGCGCGCAATAATTTTTTCAGGCATGTTCATAAACCTCCTTGTTCTTCTATATTATCGTCAATAAGGGCGAAAATGTAAAGAAAAACGCCCCGACCTTTCGGGTTGGGGCCATTGATTTACATCTCTATCCAGTAAGCAGCTATTTCACTTACCATTTTCCTCTAAAACGGCAAATCGTCGCCCAACTCATCATCGGAAACCGGGGGGTGGTTCTTTTGCCACTCTTCTTCCAAATTTTTACACCATTCGAGAGGCCGCCCCTTCAACTCCATGAGCGAGCCATAGAACATGTCGAACACGCAAACGTCTTTCGAAAAATTCCATCCGCTGATATCTCCCGTGAATTGCGAAAATGAAAACATCTCGATCATCATTTTAACGTTCGAAACGTTCCACTGCGAAATGTCTCCATTAAACTGTGAATGAGCAAACATGTTGCTCATATCGAAAACGGACGATACATCCCAGCGACTAATGTCTCTGTTAAATTGAGAATCTAGGAACATGCATGACATGTTTCCAACGTTTGACACGTTCCAATTTCCAATGTCGCCATTAAACGCCGAACTTTGAAACATATACGACATATCTTGTACTTTTGAGACATTCCAGCCGCTAATGTCTCCATTGAATTGGGAACCGTGGAACATATCGTTCATCGACTCAACATTCGACACGTCCCAACCGCTGATATCGCCATTGAACACGCTGTTCGGTCCGGAGAAAATGCAGTACATATCCGTGACTTGCGATACATCGATAAAATTCAAGTCGCAATTCGGTCCGTACTTTTCGATGGACTCAAAAACGATCTGTCGAAGATGATCGCGATCGCGGGCAACAATTTTTTCTTTTTGTAAGCTCATATCACTCCTTCAGCTCAGCCGATATTCTCGAAATCTTCTTTTTCCGCTCCGCAGTGGGGACAAACCCAGTAATCGGGCAATTCATGGAAGGAAGTCCCCGGCAAAGCATCTTCGCCGGCTTCCGGATCCCCGCTTTCGGGGTCGTAAACGTAGTTGCAGATATTGCACTGGTATCTATCGTATTCATCCATAAAATGCTCCTTAGGCTTTCTCTTGTATTATCGTCTAAAAGGCGACATTTGTCAAAAAATAATTAAAAAACCAACCTCCACCCAAAATAAACTTTCCCGTTTACAATTTCGCCTCCCCGAACGATACATAAAGAGAACCATTCTCCTAAAAGTTCAGTGAGACCGCATGTCTTTTGCAACGCAATCTTTTGCACATTCATTCGCATCTGTCAAGCGGATACTCCTCTGTTCGCTCGCTCTAATTCTTGCCGCCTGCGACCAAGAAGCACCACCGCCTTTGCAATACAAGGAAGCACACCTGGAATTTATCGACTTCCTAAAAACAATCACCATCGCAGAATCCGAATGTAAAAACAAAGGTGAATCCTATTGTGTCCCTTCGATGCGCGTCGGAGCCGAGCCATGGTCCAAAATCCAGTGGTACACGGAATACACCGAAGAAATACCTTACAGCAAAGATCCAATGAAACCATACGGAACAGGCAGAAAGGGAGAAGTTTACCTCAGCGTAGATGGCAAGCCCACGAACTTAGATTTGGACACCGTCCTGAAGCCGCAACCATGGAGCGTCACTGTAACAGGTCCCAACGTCAAGCTGGTCTATCATGTATTTTTATGCTCAAGCTATTTCGTAGAAGACTATGTTGATTTCGGCGAATACCTTGTCAATAAAGGATGGGCGAAACGTGTTGAAGTCCCTCCCCAAGACTCAATAAGCGAGATCCCTTGCATTGTAAGCTGGTACAAGATAAAGCTCAAGGGACGGAACCCTATTTGGATGGGAATATTGAACGATTCAGGGAGCACTCTCGGCTTTCAAAGAATCCGTTTTGACTACGAAAAACCCACCGAAAACGATTTTTGGTGCAGAGAGCCAGAAGACGAGTAAAAGCAAACCGGAGCAGACATGGACAGGGAAAATTGGATTGAATTCTTAAACATCATCACGATGGACGACGAGAACATCGAAAAGTTCAAGAAGCTCTATGGCGAAGGTGAACGCATAGGCGGAAATACTTTTCCTGAAACATTGCTTTCTTTCTCGATGGTCATTCCAGAGACATCAAGGAATGATGCGGACAGCGACTGGGCCGATAAAACAAATCAAAATGTTTGGTTCTGGAGAGAAATGAGATTCCCTGAAGATAATCCTGAGCCCGAAGATAATCCTGAGATCGAAGGAATTAACGACATTAAAATCGCCCCTGATCAACATCCTGTTTCTGAGATGATTGGGAAAGCGCTTGAACAATGGCGAACGGATAATTGGGGAACCCCTAGTGATGTTTTGTATGGCGGGGACGAAGAAGCTTTTTATGGCGAAAACGATGGACCGTGCATACGAACTTTGGATGTCTTGTTTAAAGGAAAATTTCCTTTTTATACGTACGGAAGGCCTCCCTTTAAAGTCTACGAAAAGATGGCGGCAGACGGCTTGGTGTTCGAAATAAAATGGCACTCACCCTTCAAATATGACGAGTGGGTGACTGGCAAAGGACAGGTTGTAGAGGGGCGTTTTCAGTATCACGCCGGCCCGATAACGGGTGACGAAATAATGTCGATAGAATCACTCGCGAATAAATTCATCAAAGATCCAAAAAATGGTCCAAATGATAAGCCGACGATTGTTGTGAAAAATCGCGAACATCTTGATCAGCTTCTTAAAGAATTGCAAGAAAATATCAAGACTAATTTGTATATGCAGGGAAAATTTAGTCTTATTAATAAAGTTTCAGGAAACACAATCATCCTGAATAACGTTTTAGATCTAAATTTTCTCAATGTCACCAATGTGACCGACTTGAGCAATCTTTCTGAATACCTCGATGTTTCCCCATGTCCCGACAATGGATGGTTCTGCAAAATCAAACTGGACACCAGCAAATGGAAAAAATGACGCCACAACCCAAAGACATGTCCACCGTCATCGTAACGACCCGTGAACAACTAAAGTCTCTGATTAAAGAGACTTTTGTTTTGCCTTTTGCAAATAACATCTAGTCCGTTCCGGTTCAATAAAAAATACAGCCACGCTAATCACAGTCATCACATTTAAAAGGGAATGGATAAGCATGATGGAAAGCATATAAAAGCTCCATCCATCTATGTGAATAATTTGCATCACGCTCCAAAAAATTTTCACAAGCACCATTAAAGACCCCACCATCAGAACAGGCACATTCTTTTTGACAAGCGCAAATACACCGATAGCCAAATCAACAACGCCAAAGAAGGCAAGCTGAAAAACGGGTGGTTGCATAAAAATAAAATGGGATAAGCTATTCACCCCGATTACGCTAAAACAGATGGCGCAAAGCCGGAGCAAACCCAAATTAAACTTTTCATCTACAACAGCCCCGATTTCATCACGTTTTCTAGGGGCAACAAAGAACGCTGCTATCGCAACAACCACGTTCACGTTAAAAATCAAGTTAACTATATCATTTCCCGCATTCGTGTGATTAATAACGATAGCACTTAGCACAACCCAGGCAAGGAACATCACCGCCAATATTTTTAAGGTTTTCACATTCTTTTTGACAAGCGTAAATATCCCCAACGCAAAAAGAGCTGCAACCGCCAAAGTTCCTAATACCAATGGAATGAAAACCCCCGACGCAATCATCAGCCCACCCGTTCCAAGCAAATCTTCAAATGACGATGTCGTAAGCGCATTCCATAGCGAAGCCAGTTCACCGGAATGCACAGCCATAAAAAGCATACTGATAATAAAACCGAGTATGTTCACAAAAAACACGATAGTGCAAACCCAGAGTAAAGCGAGATTCATAGCTCCCCTATTCCGTTAAATAATTACCTCGTTCTAAAAATAAAAAAATGGCCCAGATTTTTTAGCTATCCACCCCTGCGCACTTTCCTATACCACACGGTAAACCACACGCAGGCCACAGCAAGACAAGTAAGCCCTAAAGGATAGCCAATGCAGTCGGGCAAATGAAGAGTCTGGCGCGAAACGAAGAAGTATGTCGTACAAACGGTGGTCATAAACAAGGCGGGGATAAGGGACACCCAAAAATTCTTCCGTTCCTGCACTAGATAGACTGTAATCGCCCATAGAGTAAATACAGAAAGCGTTTGGTTAAAAAATCCAAAGTATTGCCAAATAGTATTGAATCCATCGGGAACCTTGATTTGCCACACCAATATGGCGATAGACGTCGCAAACATGGGTACGCAAATGTAGAGACGATTGCGGATGGGACGCTGATCGATTTTCAGCCAATCCGCCACGATAAGGCGGCCGGAGCGAAATGCCGTATCACCACTGCTAATGGGAGCCGCGACCACACCCAATACGGCAAGGACCGCCCCTACAACGCCTAACCAATCATTACACACCAAATGCACCACCATCGGGGCCGAGGTAAAGAAACCATCCTTTGCACCTGAAATCTGTTCGTAGCCCGGTGGGCCTGCATAGAAAAACCACATGGAAACAGTAGCGCAAACAAGAGCAACAACGCCTTCGGTAATCATCGCCCCATAGAACACACGACGGCCCATGCGCTCACTTGCGAGGCAACGCGCCATCATCGGCGTCTGCGTACCATGAAAACCAGAAATAGCACCACAGGCAATAGTAATGAAAAGTGCAGGGAAAATATGGTCCGTAAATTTTCCTGGATTTGCACTAGCCCCCATATTGTGCAGGTTCGACCAAATTTCTGGCAGTTGCGGCATCTTGACAAAGAGCATCACCATCAACGCCCCAGCCGTAAGCAGGAGCGAAATAGCAAACAAAGGATAAACCTTCCCAATAATTTTGTCGATGGGTGTCATCGTGGCGATCACGTAATAGACAAAGATGATAGCCACCCACATCATCACGTCACCGCCCAGCGTATGCAAAATTACCGCTGGAGAATAGACAAACACCGTTCCCGCAATGACCAAAGGAAACACGGTCAGCAATAACATGACCTTCCTCGTCTTGTCGCCCAGATACTTGCCAATCAGTTCGGGCATTCCCGCACCGCCGTTACGCATAGACAACATTCCGTTCAAGTAGTCGTGAACTGCCCCCGCAAAAATACAGCCAAGCACAATCCAGAGATAAGCGACTGGACCGAATTTTGCCCCCATGATTCCACCGAAGATGGGGCCCGTGCCAGCAATATTCAGAAACTGGATCGTATAAACTTTCCAACCGGGAAGTGCGATATAGTCCAGCCCGTCTTTTTTAGAAACTGCGGGAGTCTCACGGTCATCGGGACCGAACACGCGTTCCACAAAGCGGCCATAGAAAAAGTAACCCAGGATTAGGGCGGCAAGGCTCAGGATAAAAGAAATCATATAATCAAATTATACAATTTAATAGACAAAAAACGGCCCGGATTTTATTCCGAGTCGTCTTTAAATTGACTAGTTCCTTCGTGGCTTCGCCACTCAGGATGACAATCGCGAATTATTTCACGAAGGCGGCGTAGATGGCCTTGATAGCCTTTTCAGTATCGGCTTCGTCAACACCAGTGATGATGTTGATCTGGGAAGAACCCTGGTCGATAATGCGGACGTTCACCTTGTTTTCTGCGAGAGCCGTAAAGAGCTTTGCAGCAACACCGATCTTGTTCGTCATGCCGTGACCCACGGTAGCGATAAGAGCGATGCCCGGGAAAATCTTGATACGGTCCGGACGCATCTGCTGCGTGATATCTTCGAGAACAACGTCCTGAACGGCGTCGAGAGCCTTGGAATCCACGACGATGCTCATGGAGTCAATTGCGCTCGGGCAGAGTTCGTAGGAGAGTCCTTCGCTTTCGAGAACGGCGAGCACGCGACGGCCAAAGCCAACTTCCTTGTTCATCATGGACTTTTCGATGTAGATCATCGAGAAGCCCTTACGGCCTGCAACACCCGTAATCGGGAGCTTTGCATTTTCCGGAGTCGGGCCAATGATGGTGCCGGCGTCTTCCGGGCGGTTCGTGTTGCGGATGTTGATAGGAATCTTCTTCGCGCGGCACGGAGCGATGGATTCATCGTGGAGCACGCTTGCACCGGAGTAAGCAAGTTCGCGGATTTCGCGATAGCTCACGTATTCAATCGGGAGCGGGCTTTCGACGATGCGCGGGTCAGCCATGAGCATGCCCGAAACGTCGGTCCAGTTTTCGTACTTGGCAGCGTCAATGCCGTTAGCAAGGATAGCGCCAGTAATGTCGGAACCACCACGGCTGAAAGTCTTCACTTCGCCACGGAGGTTAGAGCCATAGAAGCCCGGCAAGACGTACAACTGATTTTCGTCGCCGAGAGCCTTTGCAATTTCTTCGTAAGTCTTCGGAGCGATGCGGTACTTGTCATCGAAAGTGATGAGCGGGTAGCTATCGACGAAGTTTGCACCGAGATACTTTGCCATGAGGCGTGCGCAGAGGAATTCGCCACGGCTCACGAGGAAGTCCGTGCTCACGGATTCCGGATGGTTCTTGAGCTTGTCTTCGAGACTGTCGAGGTCTTCGGTAAGCTTGTCTTCAAGACCGAGGTCCTTGCAGATTTCATCATAACGCTGGCGGATGAGGTTCCACGGCGTGGAGAAATCGAGGCCCTTGGAGGCGAGATCATAGGTGCTGTAGAGGAGGTCGGTCAGTTTGGTTTCTTTCGGGTTACGCTTGCCCGGAGCAGAAACGACGATGACTTTGCGGTTCTTGTCGCTTTCGACAATGGCCTTGATTTTTTTGAACTGACCTGCGTCGGCGACAGAGGAGCCACCGAACTTACATACGATTCTAGACATGTTATTCCTTTGGGCCGCTGACCTCTCAGCTTCAAGCTTGACCGCTTTCCTCGCGATCATACCCCGTTCGGGATATTGCCCAAGCTTACCCATCGAGCCAGCCACTTGGTGTTTCACGACGGCATTTTACCGCCGCGCGGGCAAATATAGCTAAAGGCGAGAGTCGCGACAATAGTGCACACTCAAATAATTAACAAAAATTTACAGGACAAACGGGCAAAAAAAGCGTGTTTATATAGTAGAGCCACCTCAAGTAAATCTTTGAAGGTCTATGAAGAAACACGAACAATTGATGCTTATCGCCGCAAAATCGAACATTCCCGTGCTACTGCAAGGGGAATCGGGAGTCGGCAAGGAAATCGCCGCCAAGTTTATACACGAACACAGCAAACGAAGCGAAGGGCCATTCGTCGCCCTCAACTGCGGCGCCATCGCAAGGAATCTCGCCGAAAGCCTTTTGGAAGGCGCTAAGAAAGGTTCTTACACCGGGGCCGCAAGTGACCACCGGGGCATCGTGCAGGCGGCAAACGGCGGCACGCTATTCCTCGACGAAATTGGCGAAATGCCATTCGACATGCAGAGCAAGCTTTTACGCATCTTGCAGGAACATTCCGTGCTCCCGCTCGGGGCCACTCAAAACGAGCCGGTCGACTTCAGGCTTGTCTGCGCGACAAACCGAGACTTGCAAAACGAAGTCCATGACGGAAATTTCCGTAAGGACCTGTTCTTCAGGCTGAACGCCTTCCCTATCGTGATTCCGCCGCTCCGCAAAAGAGACGACTTCGCCGAAATCGCCACCACGCTATGGAACGAAATCACGGAAAGGACTTTCGCCGAAAAGTTCCCGCTCCGCGACTGGGAAATCAAGGAACTATCCAAGTTCAAATGGCCAGGCAACATCCGCCAATTGAAAAACGTCCTCCAGCGCTATGCGCTCTTAAAGCAGCACGAAATATCGCTTGAAGAAATCCTCTCCGAAGAATTTTCGCACCAGACGATAAACGATGTCAAGGAAAATTACACATACCGAGCGCCAACAGCCATACGGGCATCAGCACCGAACTGGACGTTTATTCAAAAAGCGCTCAGCGAAAACGACGGAAATAAAAGCAGGGCCGCCAAAGCGCTCAAAATCAGCCGAGGCTGTCTGTGCTATCAAATAAAGAAGCACGAACTCCATGAATGGAACTCGTGCAAAAACTTAGCGGAATGCGCGGGAGCCTAGAACTTCACACCGACGGCGATGTAATGGTTGCCGCCTTCGAATGCCGGACGCGGGCTATAAGCATAATCAAACACGACCATGCCAAACGTCACGCCGAGACCGCCACTAATGGCGTCTTCGGTATCCGGGCGGATTGCATAGCCCATGCGGAACGAGAGCATATCGAAGTAGACCACTTCGCCGCCAATCAAGACTTGAGCCTTTGTATCGGCACGGCGATACGCATCTACAGACAAATGCACCATCCAGCGGTCAAGAATCGGGATGAATCCCGTCACGCCCGCCTGGAGCGCAAGCGGGGACGCTTCTTTCCCAGATTCATACTTGCTTGCAAAGCCAAGATTCGTGAAGTTTGCACCGAATGCAAAATAGTCATTCACGCGGAACGAGCCGCCCGCATCGACCGAGAACAGAAATCCAGTTTCGTCGTCAATCGTCTGCGTCGCAAAACGTGCCGAAGCAGCCCAGTTGAAAATCTTGGAACGGCTACCGAAACCCGCCAAAAGCGACCAGGCATAAGAGCCGTATTCCGAAGTCTTGAGACCGTTCTCGTCACGACCTTCAATATTATCGTAACCCAAAAAGTCAACAGCAAGCCCTAGCGTGTACTTATCGCCAAGTGGGAGGCCATAGTATGCCGAAACGAAGTTATCGGCACCGCCATTGCCAAAAATCACCTGGCTAAGTCCAAATTCCGCCTCATTTGCAACGCTCATCGCAAGCGGATTGCGCGAAATTTCGGACACGCGACCGGGA
Coding sequences within it:
- a CDS encoding carbon starvation protein A; the protein is MISFILSLAALILGYFFYGRFVERVFGPDDRETPAVSKKDGLDYIALPGWKVYTIQFLNIAGTGPIFGGIMGAKFGPVAYLWIVLGCIFAGAVHDYLNGMLSMRNGGAGMPELIGKYLGDKTRKVMLLLTVFPLVIAGTVFVYSPAVILHTLGGDVMMWVAIIFVYYVIATMTPIDKIIGKVYPLFAISLLLTAGALMVMLFVKMPQLPEIWSNLHNMGASANPGKFTDHIFPALFITIACGAISGFHGTQTPMMARCLASERMGRRVFYGAMITEGVVALVCATVSMWFFYAGPPGYEQISGAKDGFFTSAPMVVHLVCNDWLGVVGAVLAVLGVVAAPISSGDTAFRSGRLIVADWLKIDQRPIRNRLYICVPMFATSIAILVWQIKVPDGFNTIWQYFGFFNQTLSVFTLWAITVYLVQERKNFWVSLIPALFMTTVCTTYFFVSRQTLHLPDCIGYPLGLTCLAVACVWFTVWYRKVRRGG
- a CDS encoding sigma 54-interacting transcriptional regulator, yielding MKKHEQLMLIAAKSNIPVLLQGESGVGKEIAAKFIHEHSKRSEGPFVALNCGAIARNLAESLLEGAKKGSYTGAASDHRGIVQAANGGTLFLDEIGEMPFDMQSKLLRILQEHSVLPLGATQNEPVDFRLVCATNRDLQNEVHDGNFRKDLFFRLNAFPIVIPPLRKRDDFAEIATTLWNEITERTFAEKFPLRDWEIKELSKFKWPGNIRQLKNVLQRYALLKQHEISLEEILSEEFSHQTINDVKENYTYRAPTAIRASAPNWTFIQKALSENDGNKSRAAKALKISRGCLCYQIKKHELHEWNSCKNLAECAGA
- a CDS encoding rubredoxin, with amino-acid sequence MDEYDRYQCNICNYVYDPESGDPEAGEDALPGTSFHELPDYWVCPHCGAEKEDFENIG
- a CDS encoding aspartate kinase; the encoded protein is MSRIVCKFGGSSVADAGQFKKIKAIVESDKNRKVIVVSAPGKRNPKETKLTDLLYSTYDLASKGLDFSTPWNLIRQRYDEICKDLGLEDKLTEDLDSLEDKLKNHPESVSTDFLVSRGEFLCARLMAKYLGANFVDSYPLITFDDKYRIAPKTYEEIAKALGDENQLYVLPGFYGSNLRGEVKTFSRGGSDITGAILANGIDAAKYENWTDVSGMLMADPRIVESPLPIEYVSYREIRELAYSGASVLHDESIAPCRAKKIPINIRNTNRPEDAGTIIGPTPENAKLPITGVAGRKGFSMIYIEKSMMNKEVGFGRRVLAVLESEGLSYELCPSAIDSMSIVVDSKALDAVQDVVLEDITQQMRPDRIKIFPGIALIATVGHGMTNKIGVAAKLFTALAENKVNVRIIDQGSSQINIITGVDEADTEKAIKAIYAAFVK
- a CDS encoding BspA family leucine-rich repeat surface protein, with product MSLQKEKIVARDRDHLRQIVFESIEKYGPNCDLNFIDVSQVTDMYCIFSGPNSVFNGDISGWDVSNVESMNDMFHGSQFNGDISGWNVSKVQDMSYMFQSSAFNGDIGNWNVSNVGNMSCMFLDSQFNRDISRWDVSSVFDMSNMFAHSQFNGDISQWNVSNVKMMIEMFSFSQFTGDISGWNFSKDVCVFDMFYGSLMELKGRPLEWCKNLEEEWQKNHPPVSDDELGDDLPF